A region from the Acidobacteriota bacterium genome encodes:
- a CDS encoding cyclic nucleotide-binding domain-containing protein: MRKVLYLFGQLNDEDVEWITENGQKRALDAGQVLIRQGVPVDALFFLLRGKLSVHLGAAEREIARLNVGEIVGEMSFVDARPPSATVRSSTAALVFALDRALLLAKLDRDMGFAARFYKALAIYLSTTVRERHRALGYGSQGDLEELVEEDDVDELDPNVLDTVALAGDRFDRMMKALTED; encoded by the coding sequence ATGCGAAAAGTCCTCTATCTCTTTGGCCAGCTCAACGACGAAGACGTCGAGTGGATCACCGAAAACGGCCAGAAACGCGCCCTCGACGCCGGTCAGGTGCTGATCCGCCAGGGGGTTCCCGTCGATGCTCTGTTCTTTCTGTTGCGCGGCAAGCTCTCCGTTCATCTGGGGGCCGCCGAGCGCGAGATCGCCCGCCTCAACGTCGGTGAGATCGTCGGCGAGATGTCCTTCGTCGATGCCCGGCCGCCATCGGCCACCGTGCGTAGCTCGACGGCTGCCCTCGTCTTCGCCCTCGACCGCGCGCTCCTCCTCGCCAAGCTCGACCGCGATATGGGATTCGCGGCACGCTTCTACAAGGCCCTCGCCATCTACCTGTCGACCACCGTGCGCGAGCGCCACCGCGCCCTTGGCTACGGCAGCCAGGGAGATCTCGAAGAGCTGGTCGAGGAAGACGATGTCGACGAGCTCGATCCCAACGTTCTCGACACCGTCGCCCTGGCAGGAGATCGGTTCGACCGTATGATGAAGGCCCTGACCGAAGACTGA